A genomic region of Saccopteryx bilineata isolate mSacBil1 chromosome 1, mSacBil1_pri_phased_curated, whole genome shotgun sequence contains the following coding sequences:
- the TIMM17A gene encoding mitochondrial import inner membrane translocase subunit Tim17-A isoform X2, whose protein sequence is MEEYAREPCPWRIVDDCGGAFTMGTIGGGIFQAVKGFRNSPVGVNHRLRGSLTAVKTRAPQLGGSFAVWGGLFSMIDCSMVQVRGKEDPWNSITSGALTGAILAARNGPVAMVGSAAMGGILLALIEGAGILLTRFASAQFPNGPQFADDSSQLPAAPLSPSPFGDYRQYQ, encoded by the exons CCCCTGGCGAATTGTGGATGACTGTGGTGGGGCCTTCACAATGGGTACCATTGGTGGTGGTATCTTTCAGGCAGTCAAAGGTTTTCGCAATTCTCCAGTG GGAGTAAACCACAGACTACGAGGGAGTTTGACAGCTGTTAAAACCAGGGCTCCGCAGCTGGGAG gcAGCTTTGCAGTCTGGGGAGGCCTGTTTTCCATGATCGACTGTAGCATGGTTcaggtcagagggaaggaggacccCTGGAACTCCATCACGAGCGGGGCCTTGACGGGAGCCATCCTGGCTGCGAGAA ATGGACCAGTGGCCATGGTTGGGTCAGCCGCGATGGGTGGAATTCTCCTAGCGCTAATTGAAGGAGCTGGCATCTTGTTGACAAGATTTGCCTCTGCACAATTTCCCAATG GTCCCCAGTTTGCTGATGACTCCTCCCAGCTGCCTGCAGCCCCGCTGTCACCCTCCCCATTTGGAGACTACCGGCAGTACCAGTAG